A genomic segment from Alteribacillus bidgolensis encodes:
- a CDS encoding tyrosine-type recombinase/integrase has protein sequence MEYVSTIKDVQKIQLMKEVIKKKSTRDYLLFVMGINTGLRIGQLLQLKVEDVVDNQGNFRLFMEIDNQSVYLNEQIRRAFKHHFQTEIGLQHSYLFQSSRGENPITRQQAYRIINEAAKKVGIKEKAGTHTLRKTFGYHAYVKGIAVSFIQQRFHQAAPSETLKYIGVEKTERHKIDVNL, from the coding sequence GTGGAATATGTATCTACTATAAAAGATGTACAGAAAATTCAATTAATGAAAGAAGTAATAAAAAAGAAATCCACCAGAGATTATTTATTGTTTGTCATGGGGATTAACACGGGATTACGTATAGGACAGTTACTTCAATTGAAGGTTGAAGATGTCGTTGACAATCAGGGAAACTTCCGCCTCTTTATGGAAATAGATAACCAGTCTGTTTATTTAAATGAGCAAATAAGACGGGCATTTAAACATCACTTTCAAACCGAGATAGGTTTACAGCATAGCTACTTGTTTCAATCTTCCCGGGGCGAAAACCCTATTACTAGACAGCAGGCCTACCGTATTATTAATGAAGCTGCCAAAAAAGTGGGAATTAAAGAAAAAGCGGGAACTCATACCCTTCGGAAAACATTTGGGTATCATGCTTATGTGAAAGGGATCGCCGTTTCTTTCATTCAACAAAGATTTCATCAAGCTGCTCCATCTGAGACATTAAAATACATCGGAGTAGAAAAAACAGAACGACACAAAATAGATGTGAATTTATAA
- the yunB gene encoding sporulation protein YunB yields MRKRKLRTPGKYPLSFGKVLIISLCIFIILTIQGIWLVNKQITPTLLEIANLETQKIATSTINYAVTSTLKDVDMNKLIEIEKGDNGEVASIGFNSNVYNQVTTNAVSEAQHYLMKMEQGAVPESASQFIAHHSKEEDSALYSIPLGRATDNAILAQLGPLIPIELTAIGDVDVELNEEIQEKGINNTWVRVSLDLEVDVEIIIPFATDTSVVKTTIPVGMLFVPGDVPDFYSEKGGGEISTPAVIEEEEQEVDNSKQ; encoded by the coding sequence TTGAGGAAAAGAAAATTGCGTACTCCCGGTAAGTATCCTTTATCTTTTGGAAAGGTATTAATCATTTCTCTATGCATTTTCATCATATTAACTATTCAAGGTATTTGGCTGGTTAATAAACAAATTACTCCAACCTTATTGGAAATCGCAAACCTTGAAACGCAAAAAATTGCCACCTCAACAATCAACTATGCCGTAACCTCTACTTTAAAGGATGTAGACATGAATAAATTAATCGAAATAGAAAAAGGGGATAATGGTGAAGTAGCATCTATTGGTTTTAACAGTAATGTTTACAACCAAGTAACCACAAATGCCGTCTCTGAAGCCCAACATTACTTGATGAAAATGGAACAAGGGGCGGTTCCAGAATCAGCTTCCCAATTTATTGCACATCATTCAAAGGAAGAAGATAGCGCCTTATACAGTATCCCATTAGGAAGAGCTACCGATAATGCCATATTAGCTCAGTTAGGACCTTTAATTCCTATTGAACTTACTGCAATTGGTGATGTGGATGTTGAATTAAACGAAGAAATACAGGAAAAAGGGATTAACAATACTTGGGTCCGAGTCTCTCTTGATTTAGAAGTAGATGTAGAAATCATTATCCCATTTGCTACGGATACCAGCGTAGTGAAAACAACGATCCCAGTTGGAATGCTTTTTGTCCCAGGTGACGTACCTGATTTTTATAGCGAAAAAGGTGGAGGGGAAATCTCAACACCAGCAGTTATTGAAGAGGAAGAACAAGAAGTTGATAATTCTAAACAATAA
- the queF gene encoding preQ(1) synthase: MPEGKGVEHLSHLGSEDTSYTFEYDPSLLETFENNHPNRDYFVKFNCPEFTTLCPKTGQPDFAALYISYIPEKKMVESKSLKLYLFSYRNHGGFHEDAINMIVNDLVELMDPRYLEVWGKFTPRGGISIDPYVNYGRSGTKYEEMASQRLLYHDMHPENIDNR, from the coding sequence ATGCCGGAAGGAAAAGGTGTAGAGCACCTTTCCCACTTGGGAAGTGAAGATACGAGCTATACGTTTGAATATGATCCGTCTCTATTAGAAACGTTTGAAAATAATCATCCGAACCGGGACTACTTTGTAAAATTTAACTGTCCTGAGTTTACTACGCTTTGCCCGAAAACAGGACAGCCTGATTTTGCTGCCTTATATATTAGTTATATACCTGAAAAGAAAATGGTAGAAAGCAAGTCATTAAAATTGTATTTGTTTAGTTATCGCAACCACGGCGGTTTTCATGAAGATGCGATCAACATGATTGTCAATGATCTGGTGGAATTGATGGATCCACGCTATTTGGAAGTGTGGGGGAAATTTACTCCGCGCGGCGGCATTTCGATAGATCCATATGTCAACTACGGCCGTTCGGGAACAAAATACGAAGAAATGGCGTCTCAACGGCTGCTCTATCATGACATGCATCCAGAAAACATCGATAACCGCTAA
- the queE gene encoding 7-carboxy-7-deazaguanine synthase QueE, translated as MKKVPVLEIFGPTIQGEGMVIGQKTMFIRTGGCDYRCSWCDSAFTWDGSQQAELLNVDEIIEKLETIGGAAFNHVTISGGNPALHSGLGEVVKMLQEKGIKTAVETQGTIWQHWMKDIDEVTISPKPPSSGMDTNWEQLDEYIRQLNDREDKEVSLKIVIFDDKDLEYAVDVHQRYPHIAMFLQTGNEHLETADNSWLLSHLLNRYEELVEKVIASERLNEVKVLPQLHTLLWGNKQGV; from the coding sequence ATGAAAAAAGTCCCTGTATTAGAAATTTTCGGGCCGACTATTCAAGGAGAAGGAATGGTTATCGGACAAAAAACAATGTTTATTCGGACCGGCGGCTGTGATTACCGCTGTTCATGGTGCGATTCGGCTTTTACGTGGGATGGTTCGCAACAAGCGGAGCTGTTAAACGTTGATGAGATTATTGAAAAGCTCGAAACCATTGGCGGTGCTGCTTTTAACCATGTTACGATTTCAGGCGGAAATCCAGCTCTTCACAGCGGATTGGGTGAAGTCGTTAAAATGCTGCAAGAAAAAGGAATAAAAACCGCTGTAGAAACACAAGGTACGATTTGGCAGCACTGGATGAAAGACATTGATGAAGTAACGATTTCTCCTAAACCGCCTAGTTCTGGCATGGATACAAACTGGGAGCAGCTCGATGAATATATTCGCCAATTAAACGATCGGGAAGATAAAGAAGTCAGTTTAAAAATCGTCATATTTGACGATAAAGATTTGGAATATGCTGTAGACGTGCATCAGCGATACCCGCACATTGCTATGTTTTTACAAACAGGTAATGAGCATCTCGAGACAGCCGATAACAGCTGGCTGCTGTCTCATTTATTAAACAGATATGAAGAGCTGGTGGAAAAAGTTATTGCTTCTGAGCGTTTAAACGAAGTGAAAGTCCTGCCGCAGCTGCATACATTGCTGTGGGGGAATAAACAAGGAGTGTAA
- the queD gene encoding 6-carboxytetrahydropterin synthase QueD: MLHQFYPQVQHEYRYELNKDMHLAAAHFIPASAAGKCTNIHGHTYVINLTIAGDELNDTGFLIDFKLLKDIVHKRFDHSLLNDYHEFGESQTNSADTFPTTEVVARTIWQLVQRELDQCDNKPCCLQVLVRETPTSYVVYRPKKGDFSS, encoded by the coding sequence ATGCTTCATCAATTTTACCCGCAAGTACAGCATGAATACCGATATGAATTGAATAAGGATATGCATTTGGCAGCAGCGCATTTTATCCCTGCAAGTGCTGCAGGCAAATGCACAAATATTCATGGACATACGTATGTCATTAATCTGACCATCGCGGGAGACGAATTGAATGACACTGGCTTTTTAATCGACTTTAAATTGTTAAAAGACATTGTTCATAAGCGGTTTGACCATTCCTTATTAAACGATTACCACGAATTTGGCGAGTCTCAAACAAATTCAGCAGATACGTTTCCTACTACAGAAGTAGTGGCAAGGACGATTTGGCAGCTTGTGCAGCGCGAGTTAGATCAATGTGACAACAAACCGTGCTGCCTTCAGGTGCTTGTGCGGGAAACACCGACAAGCTATGTGGTGTACCGCCCGAAGAAAGGGGATTTTTCATCATGA